Proteins encoded in a region of the Jatrophihabitans sp. genome:
- a CDS encoding carboxypeptidase regulatory-like domain-containing protein, protein MTRPPSQGRGMPAPEPAPSANLHAVSRTGAGETVVVELGLVNHAQGPRLLSVSVLGLDSSWLPAPLHVGPVAAGASRVVELSLRPPSGTMPGRYPFVVAVQASDPAAARSSAPHLSGVTATTMAEGSLIVDEPSRLSMEVSPTDSTAVFGRRIEVLLRNTGQSPARVELRTEVSHGAHLRLSRRRLQVPPGGSARVRGRLTLSRPRMFGGRARHPFLVAARGLGAPTSVTGALTSRPLFSPLGMKLLAIVTVLGLWAALAGAGIPMLAKSVRGNQATQQAGSSKSAEPSDSATGGPGSGGSGSGGSGSGGSGSGGSGSGGSGGAKPAKPGPAKAGPVPATAQAAGVRLNGIVTGAAPAGVKVSLQPTSLVDEKAAGAQPVGLSAKAVTESRRGAIGKISASQLTARAQSAVSAKQSTLTRQNGAWSFAGISAPGYYLLTFAKPGYQTRQYILNAADADATEPLPVAMTAGNGSLTGRITGPAGAVGGATITISDGQNVVATSSTSSGSIGAWKVTGLSTPGAFLISASKDGLSLESSLVTLAAGQSKALDLGLKSGMGSLVGTVQGLDSLGVSSGVGGATVTATDGSITRTATTVTSGPVGRFTLPALPAPGKYSVTIAEPGFLPQTHQIQLAAGQSRAVVDAMLTPATAVVGGTVSDSGGLGLVGAGLVLTGPANTYKTMSVSNPPGSFRFNGVAPGTYVLGAELYGRTTSYATVTAKVGGVASVALRLNPTPGGVLPSSSHVRGRITDARSGGPLSCDQADDYDPLLPPGSKANLDLCKINVGVDVSQHAVEVACAPGGAANPLIVCGVDPSQEYTVPSIDLLPITGLLPGLHRVVVSAPGYESGAVDVQVPLGATVEAPQLALYPSATVVGTVNATVGNLSTGPDLSKVDDPDEPVPTGQDYAHQVDYRTCVLVLPSSPAPASPPTCALAPPSSPGGVQTCVPVPAVGKCSLTSTSNGSYTVRGLAHGAYLVYVHPLNPEYRPVPGAQVILDRGATGRYDANLHRLARLVLSVVAPNESGGLVNATDPVTVTVTPAPLAAQPLIRTGVAGRVRIVALGPGSHTVAASKGANSGTMSVPVGEDQELNTQLAMTQSIPQLIGWVSSSYTGSSQGLANASVTVSGVVAYSGTTPIRAQVNVVTDSRGCFAVTADGNAPTSGMGACATDFADIPRARLALVVGQADVSIAASDFNAYNVTGLAVTTGSLIAVNLAPTARAISGAVTINPADASVNRSNVNITVNRKATGTGVVDVSVDADGALSWTDSEYPQAGLVRPGNYQLTASLPGHASATVSFSCALGVDCVVPTMELRQLGSLEISPVDSGGSAVTNAIFVLSGGGSTPVTQTAPPGSASVTFNGLTPGAAYKVRIQAAGHAFGSTGVDIAVTCADGATSISIAAGAQSSCVATLNARGSIVGATQAVLGADITQALGNVLLTATFCGASATALAHCPATAGATGFTAISDSDGQFRITGTNSRDGLAAGGWVVDMSATGYTAQQREYFQVSTGATDSTRVLKLNANKVNLKVGVADTASNASADLVTDATLVLTPSDGSQAAVTQTTVGTGNLYQFNAIVPTTYTLQISGPNIATLNVQLTVFVGVANQTIYVRTDVRTSSISGIVSGEQGTSQVASPLDGVTVSLIRISDSSVVKTTTSGGDAGAGFFGFSPVADDSYVVRFAKTGYLTLNSPTSVSSGQNPTLSPSLERVKNNVVVTFTASNGYAVDGAKAYLTASPLNSNPPQAPQTLTGTAPSYTTTFNSVPSGSWTVWIELPANHHGKVMSTGGSPTQVSATSPYAITVSGAGSGVSTSVGFTIAEVQLDLKVLATPLALDTNPAPATVSLVVKQGTTTLYTAASFPTSTSTVSNVSSIWVVPSLAYTLTANPGTSHGVGWTTATQSVTPASSSTPTSAQVSLTQKGGSLAITVKQRTGGALVEGATVSLLPADALVTAPTDDVSDNKGLANFSQLPPGDYDVTATKTTTTGSGATAVTTTQTGTVTVTVTASTTAQAVNVSIATVP, encoded by the coding sequence ATGACCCGACCACCCTCGCAGGGCCGTGGCATGCCGGCCCCGGAACCAGCTCCCTCAGCGAACCTGCACGCCGTCAGCCGGACCGGCGCCGGCGAGACCGTGGTGGTCGAGCTGGGCCTGGTGAACCACGCCCAGGGCCCGCGGCTGCTGAGCGTGTCAGTGCTGGGCCTGGACTCGTCATGGTTGCCGGCGCCGCTGCATGTCGGCCCGGTGGCGGCCGGCGCCAGCAGGGTGGTCGAGCTGTCGCTGCGGCCGCCTTCGGGCACCATGCCGGGCCGCTACCCGTTCGTGGTCGCCGTGCAGGCCAGCGACCCGGCGGCGGCGCGCTCGTCCGCGCCCCATCTCAGCGGCGTCACCGCCACCACGATGGCCGAGGGCTCGCTGATCGTCGACGAGCCCAGCCGGCTGAGCATGGAGGTCTCGCCCACCGACTCGACGGCGGTCTTCGGCCGCCGGATCGAGGTGCTGCTGCGCAACACCGGCCAGAGCCCGGCCAGGGTCGAGCTCAGGACCGAGGTGTCCCACGGCGCCCACCTGCGGCTGAGCCGGCGTCGGCTGCAGGTGCCGCCCGGCGGGTCGGCCCGGGTGCGGGGCCGGCTGACCCTGAGCCGGCCGCGGATGTTCGGCGGCCGGGCCCGGCACCCGTTCCTGGTGGCGGCGCGCGGCTTGGGCGCTCCGACCAGCGTGACCGGCGCCCTCACGTCACGGCCGTTGTTCAGCCCGCTCGGCATGAAACTGCTGGCCATCGTGACCGTGTTGGGGCTGTGGGCGGCGCTGGCCGGAGCCGGGATCCCGATGCTGGCCAAGTCGGTCCGAGGCAACCAGGCCACTCAGCAGGCCGGAAGCTCGAAGTCCGCTGAGCCCTCGGACTCGGCCACCGGCGGGCCGGGCTCGGGCGGGTCGGGCTCGGGCGGGTCGGGCTCCGGCGGGTCGGGCTCCGGCGGGTCGGGCTCCGGAGGTTCGGGCGGCGCTAAGCCGGCCAAACCGGGGCCGGCCAAGGCGGGACCGGTCCCCGCCACCGCCCAGGCCGCGGGGGTTCGGCTGAACGGGATCGTCACCGGCGCCGCGCCGGCCGGGGTCAAGGTCTCGCTGCAGCCGACGTCGCTGGTGGATGAGAAGGCCGCGGGCGCCCAGCCGGTCGGGCTGTCGGCCAAGGCCGTCACCGAGAGCCGGCGCGGGGCGATCGGCAAGATCTCCGCCTCGCAGCTGACAGCCCGGGCCCAGAGCGCGGTCTCGGCCAAACAGTCCACGCTGACCCGGCAGAACGGGGCCTGGTCATTCGCCGGGATCAGCGCTCCCGGGTACTACCTGCTCACCTTCGCCAAGCCCGGTTACCAGACCCGGCAGTACATCCTCAACGCCGCCGACGCCGACGCCACCGAGCCGCTGCCGGTGGCCATGACCGCCGGCAACGGCAGCCTGACCGGCCGGATCACCGGGCCGGCCGGCGCGGTCGGCGGCGCGACCATCACGATCAGCGACGGCCAGAACGTGGTGGCCACCAGCTCGACCTCCTCCGGCAGCATCGGCGCCTGGAAGGTCACCGGGCTGTCCACCCCGGGCGCCTTCCTGATCAGCGCCAGCAAGGACGGCCTGAGCCTGGAGTCCTCGCTGGTCACCCTGGCCGCGGGCCAGTCCAAGGCGCTGGACCTGGGCCTGAAGTCGGGCATGGGATCGCTCGTCGGCACCGTCCAGGGCCTGGACAGCCTCGGCGTCAGCAGCGGTGTCGGGGGCGCCACCGTCACCGCGACCGACGGAAGCATCACCCGCACCGCCACCACCGTCACCAGCGGGCCGGTCGGCCGGTTCACCCTGCCGGCGCTGCCGGCGCCCGGCAAGTACAGCGTGACCATCGCCGAGCCCGGCTTTCTGCCGCAGACCCATCAGATCCAGCTGGCCGCCGGGCAGTCCAGGGCTGTGGTCGACGCGATGCTGACGCCGGCCACCGCGGTCGTCGGCGGAACCGTCAGCGACTCCGGCGGCCTGGGCCTGGTCGGCGCCGGCCTGGTGCTGACCGGCCCGGCCAACACGTACAAGACGATGAGCGTGTCCAACCCGCCGGGCTCGTTCCGGTTCAACGGCGTGGCGCCGGGCACCTACGTGCTGGGCGCCGAGCTCTACGGCCGCACCACCAGTTACGCCACCGTCACCGCCAAGGTCGGCGGGGTGGCCTCGGTGGCCCTGAGGCTGAACCCGACGCCGGGCGGTGTGCTGCCGTCCAGCTCGCACGTGCGCGGCCGGATCACCGACGCGCGCAGCGGCGGCCCGCTCAGCTGTGACCAGGCCGATGACTACGACCCGCTGCTGCCGCCGGGCAGCAAGGCCAACCTGGACCTGTGCAAGATCAACGTCGGGGTCGACGTCTCCCAGCACGCCGTAGAGGTCGCCTGCGCCCCGGGCGGGGCGGCCAACCCGCTGATCGTCTGCGGCGTCGACCCCAGCCAGGAGTACACCGTCCCCTCGATCGACCTGCTTCCGATCACCGGCCTGCTCCCCGGCCTGCACCGCGTCGTGGTCAGCGCGCCGGGGTATGAGAGCGGCGCCGTCGACGTGCAGGTTCCGCTCGGCGCCACCGTGGAGGCGCCGCAGCTGGCGCTGTACCCGTCGGCCACCGTGGTCGGAACCGTCAACGCCACGGTGGGCAACCTGAGCACCGGCCCGGACCTCAGCAAGGTCGACGACCCGGACGAGCCGGTGCCCACCGGACAGGACTACGCCCACCAGGTCGACTACCGCACCTGCGTGCTGGTGCTGCCGAGCAGCCCGGCGCCGGCGTCACCGCCGACCTGCGCCCTGGCGCCGCCGAGCAGCCCTGGCGGCGTGCAGACCTGCGTGCCGGTCCCGGCGGTCGGCAAGTGCTCGCTGACCTCGACCTCGAACGGCTCCTACACCGTGCGCGGTTTGGCGCATGGCGCCTACCTGGTCTACGTCCACCCGCTCAACCCCGAGTACCGCCCGGTGCCGGGCGCGCAGGTGATCCTGGACCGTGGCGCGACGGGGCGCTATGACGCCAACCTGCACCGGCTCGCCCGGCTGGTGCTGTCGGTGGTGGCGCCCAACGAGTCCGGCGGGCTGGTCAACGCCACCGATCCGGTCACCGTCACCGTCACGCCGGCGCCGCTGGCGGCCCAGCCGCTCATCCGGACCGGCGTCGCCGGGCGGGTGCGGATCGTCGCGCTCGGTCCCGGCTCGCACACCGTGGCCGCGTCCAAGGGCGCCAACAGCGGCACGATGTCGGTGCCGGTGGGTGAGGATCAGGAGCTCAACACCCAGCTGGCGATGACCCAGTCGATCCCGCAGTTGATCGGCTGGGTGAGCAGCTCCTACACCGGTTCGAGCCAGGGCCTGGCCAACGCCTCAGTCACGGTCAGCGGGGTGGTCGCCTATTCCGGCACGACCCCGATCCGGGCGCAGGTCAACGTGGTCACCGACTCGCGCGGCTGCTTCGCGGTGACCGCGGACGGCAACGCGCCGACCTCGGGCATGGGCGCCTGCGCGACGGACTTCGCCGACATCCCGCGGGCCCGGCTTGCGCTGGTGGTCGGCCAGGCCGATGTCAGCATCGCCGCCAGCGATTTCAACGCCTACAACGTGACCGGCCTGGCGGTGACCACCGGCTCGCTGATCGCGGTCAACCTGGCGCCGACCGCTCGGGCCATCTCGGGCGCGGTGACGATCAACCCGGCGGACGCGAGCGTCAACCGCTCGAATGTCAACATCACCGTCAACCGCAAGGCGACCGGGACCGGCGTGGTCGACGTCTCGGTGGACGCCGACGGCGCGCTGAGCTGGACGGACTCGGAGTACCCGCAGGCCGGCCTGGTCCGGCCGGGCAACTACCAGCTCACCGCCAGCCTGCCTGGTCACGCCAGCGCCACGGTCAGCTTCAGCTGTGCCCTGGGGGTGGACTGCGTGGTGCCGACGATGGAGCTGCGCCAGCTCGGCAGCCTGGAGATCTCGCCGGTCGACAGCGGCGGCAGCGCTGTGACGAACGCGATCTTCGTCCTGTCCGGCGGCGGCTCGACGCCGGTCACCCAGACCGCGCCGCCGGGCTCGGCCAGCGTCACTTTCAACGGCCTCACCCCTGGCGCGGCGTACAAGGTGCGCATCCAGGCGGCCGGGCACGCCTTCGGCAGCACGGGCGTCGACATCGCCGTGACCTGCGCCGACGGCGCCACCAGCATCTCCATCGCAGCCGGCGCCCAGTCCAGCTGCGTGGCCACGCTCAACGCCCGCGGATCGATCGTCGGCGCCACCCAGGCGGTGTTGGGCGCCGACATCACCCAGGCGCTGGGCAACGTGCTGCTCACCGCGACCTTCTGCGGCGCGAGCGCGACGGCGCTGGCGCACTGCCCGGCGACAGCCGGAGCCACCGGTTTCACCGCCATCAGCGACAGCGACGGCCAGTTCCGGATCACCGGGACCAACTCCCGGGACGGCCTGGCCGCCGGCGGTTGGGTGGTCGACATGTCCGCGACGGGCTACACCGCCCAGCAACGCGAGTACTTCCAGGTCAGCACCGGTGCCACCGACTCCACCCGAGTGCTGAAGCTCAACGCGAACAAGGTCAATCTCAAGGTCGGCGTCGCCGACACGGCCTCGAACGCCAGCGCTGACCTGGTCACCGACGCGACCCTGGTCCTGACGCCCAGCGACGGCAGCCAGGCCGCGGTCACCCAGACCACGGTGGGGACCGGCAACCTCTACCAGTTCAACGCCATCGTGCCGACCACGTACACCTTGCAGATCAGCGGGCCGAACATCGCCACCCTGAACGTGCAACTCACCGTGTTCGTCGGAGTGGCCAACCAGACGATCTACGTGCGCACCGATGTCCGGACGAGCAGCATCTCGGGCATCGTGTCCGGTGAGCAGGGCACCAGCCAGGTCGCCAGCCCCCTCGACGGCGTCACCGTCAGCCTGATCAGGATCAGCGACAGCAGCGTCGTCAAGACCACGACCAGCGGTGGGGACGCCGGCGCCGGGTTCTTCGGGTTCAGCCCGGTGGCCGATGACTCATACGTGGTGCGGTTCGCCAAGACCGGCTACCTCACGCTGAACAGCCCGACCTCGGTGAGCTCAGGGCAGAATCCCACGTTGAGCCCGTCGCTGGAGCGGGTGAAGAACAACGTCGTGGTCACCTTCACCGCCAGCAACGGCTATGCGGTGGACGGCGCCAAGGCCTACCTGACCGCCAGCCCGCTCAACAGCAACCCGCCGCAGGCGCCGCAGACGCTGACCGGCACGGCGCCGTCGTACACCACGACGTTCAACTCGGTGCCGTCGGGAAGTTGGACGGTCTGGATCGAGTTGCCCGCCAATCACCATGGCAAGGTGATGTCAACCGGTGGCTCCCCGACCCAGGTGAGCGCCACTTCTCCTTATGCGATAACGGTGTCGGGCGCCGGCTCCGGGGTGAGCACCTCGGTCGGCTTCACCATCGCCGAGGTCCAGCTGGATCTGAAGGTGCTGGCCACCCCATTGGCGTTGGACACCAACCCGGCGCCGGCGACGGTGTCGCTGGTGGTCAAGCAGGGGACGACGACGCTGTACACCGCGGCGTCCTTCCCGACCTCGACCTCGACCGTCAGCAATGTCTCCTCGATCTGGGTCGTCCCGTCGCTGGCGTACACGCTGACAGCCAATCCGGGAACCAGTCACGGGGTGGGCTGGACCACGGCGACCCAGTCGGTGACGCCGGCCTCTTCGAGCACGCCGACCTCGGCGCAGGTCTCCTTGACCCAGAAGGGCGGCTCGCTGGCCATCACGGTCAAGCAGAGGACCGGGGGCGCGCTGGTGGAGGGGGCCACCGTCAGCCTGTTGCCGGCTGATGCGTTGGTGACCGCGCCGACCGATGACGTCAGCGACAACAAGGGTCTGGCCAATTTCAGCCAGCTGCCACCGGGCGATTACGACGTCACCGCGACGAAGACGACCACCACTGGTTCGGGGGCCACCGCGGTCACCACCACGCAGACGGGCACCGTCACCGTCACGGTGACCGCCTCGACCACCGCGCAGGCGGTCAACGTCTCCATCGCGACGGTTCCCTGA
- a CDS encoding carboxypeptidase regulatory-like domain-containing protein, with the protein MRVDIAPRGSVIEPGRTLPITVLVTNTGELIGGYTLRVLGADPSWVRLETDQLSLFPGASQTVIVNVTIPDGIAAGDRRIAIQVRELTQPYANAVEEIELHVPAAPAVHLQLDPVTVYGGRRASFGAVIQNKGNTTVSGRLAGADAEDKLRFGFAPEAIALAPGEHRIVELTTRARRPLMGSPMVRVFTVHLDERHLDERHLDERHLDERAEPASPGRARLARRLLDSQRGKPAAPAPAAPRPDVAPLATGTFLQRPWLSRGPISLLGLLAAVTVFAIVITVALARLVGQSAADRDLALQVAQARTVSSAIGTATMSGTVRLLTSGTPVPGVAVEAFSTADLANAIATTATSPAGAFTLPNLPEGSYKLRFRGAGFVQLWYPGAATDADASTVAVQPGQARQGLDVRLGGVPATISGTVTGEDVSAASVYLELPSAAGAAARAPSASTPPGTTQAIVRTVPVGSDGQFSIADVPSPSVYDLVVVKPGYANDVQRVDLGGGEDRKGVQLRLRKGDGLISGQVNGPTGALGGATVTATSGSTVARTVSLTQDRVGGFTLLSLPTPASFTLVVSKPGYASQTVTIALSAGQKLSGVAVSLGQSAGSLSGKVSQLPSGSPAQGVTVTVTNGALTVQTVTQSTGNVGGWTVGGLSIPSTYTVTFSRADLAGQTVSVSLDQSGAITPGSQGARITSEGIGVSMQSSTAVVQGTVSQRGAGQGSRPAPTGEVQINLVSGTSSFAVTSASKPDNRLGQFEIGGVPPGTYTLSVNRRGTSPTSTIVTLGAGEVRVYNPVLAAPAQISGVVATANGQPRPGWQVQLYLASQYPTVITRTVTTDSAGRYVLPDVDAPQSYVIETRPTASAAAQGSVTREIDASEQLRVDITVPNPGG; encoded by the coding sequence ATGCGCGTCGACATCGCCCCACGCGGCAGCGTCATCGAACCGGGCCGCACGCTGCCGATCACGGTGCTGGTCACCAACACCGGCGAGCTGATCGGCGGGTACACGCTGCGGGTGCTGGGCGCTGACCCCAGCTGGGTGCGGTTGGAGACCGATCAGCTGTCGCTGTTCCCGGGCGCCTCCCAGACCGTGATCGTCAACGTGACCATCCCCGATGGCATCGCGGCCGGCGACCGGCGGATCGCGATCCAGGTCCGCGAGCTGACCCAGCCGTACGCCAACGCCGTCGAGGAGATCGAGCTGCACGTGCCGGCTGCCCCGGCGGTGCACCTGCAGCTGGACCCGGTCACCGTCTACGGCGGCCGGCGAGCCTCGTTCGGCGCGGTGATCCAGAACAAGGGCAACACCACCGTCAGCGGCCGGCTGGCCGGCGCGGACGCCGAGGACAAGCTGCGGTTCGGCTTCGCGCCCGAGGCCATCGCGCTGGCGCCCGGCGAGCACCGGATCGTGGAGCTGACCACCCGGGCCCGGCGGCCGCTGATGGGCTCGCCCATGGTGCGGGTCTTCACCGTGCACCTGGACGAGCGGCACCTGGACGAGCGACACCTGGACGAGCGACACCTGGACGAGCGCGCGGAGCCGGCATCGCCTGGCAGGGCGCGCCTGGCCAGGCGGCTGCTGGACTCCCAGCGCGGCAAGCCGGCGGCGCCCGCGCCGGCCGCCCCCAGACCGGACGTCGCGCCGCTGGCCACCGGGACGTTCCTGCAGCGCCCCTGGCTGTCCCGCGGGCCGATCTCGCTGCTGGGCCTGCTGGCCGCGGTGACCGTGTTCGCCATCGTGATCACCGTCGCGCTGGCCAGGCTGGTGGGCCAGTCGGCCGCTGACCGCGACCTGGCGCTGCAGGTCGCCCAGGCTCGCACCGTCTCCAGCGCCATCGGCACCGCCACGATGTCGGGCACCGTCCGGCTGCTGACCTCGGGAACCCCGGTGCCCGGCGTCGCCGTCGAGGCGTTCAGCACCGCCGACCTGGCCAACGCGATCGCCACCACCGCCACCAGCCCGGCCGGCGCCTTCACGTTGCCCAACCTGCCCGAAGGCAGTTACAAGCTGCGCTTTCGCGGCGCCGGCTTCGTCCAGCTCTGGTATCCGGGCGCGGCCACCGACGCCGACGCCAGCACCGTCGCGGTTCAACCGGGGCAGGCCCGCCAGGGCCTGGACGTCCGGCTCGGCGGTGTTCCGGCCACCATCTCGGGAACCGTCACAGGCGAGGACGTCTCGGCCGCGTCGGTGTACCTGGAATTGCCCAGCGCTGCCGGAGCCGCCGCGCGCGCGCCGTCGGCCTCGACGCCCCCGGGCACCACCCAGGCGATCGTGCGGACCGTCCCGGTCGGCTCGGACGGCCAGTTCAGCATCGCCGACGTGCCCTCGCCCAGCGTCTATGACCTGGTCGTGGTCAAGCCCGGCTACGCCAACGACGTGCAACGGGTCGACCTCGGCGGCGGCGAGGACCGCAAGGGGGTCCAGCTGCGGCTGCGCAAGGGCGACGGCCTGATCAGCGGCCAGGTGAACGGGCCCACCGGCGCCCTCGGCGGCGCCACCGTCACCGCCACCTCGGGGAGCACGGTCGCCCGGACCGTCTCGCTGACCCAGGACAGGGTGGGCGGCTTCACCCTGCTCAGCCTGCCGACCCCGGCCAGCTTCACCCTGGTGGTCAGCAAACCGGGTTACGCGTCCCAGACCGTGACCATCGCGCTGTCGGCGGGGCAGAAACTCAGCGGGGTCGCGGTCAGCCTCGGCCAGTCCGCCGGCAGCCTGTCGGGCAAGGTCAGCCAGCTGCCCAGCGGCAGCCCGGCCCAGGGTGTCACCGTCACCGTCACCAACGGCGCGCTGACCGTGCAGACCGTCACCCAGAGCACCGGCAACGTCGGCGGCTGGACGGTAGGCGGGCTGAGCATTCCCAGCACCTACACGGTGACCTTCTCCCGTGCGGACCTGGCCGGCCAGACCGTGTCGGTGTCGCTGGACCAGTCCGGCGCCATCACCCCGGGCTCCCAGGGCGCGCGGATCACCTCCGAGGGCATCGGCGTCAGCATGCAGTCCTCGACCGCGGTGGTCCAGGGAACGGTCTCCCAGCGCGGCGCCGGCCAGGGCTCCAGGCCGGCGCCCACCGGCGAGGTGCAGATCAACCTGGTGTCGGGCACCTCGAGCTTCGCGGTGACCAGCGCCAGCAAGCCCGACAACCGGCTCGGCCAGTTCGAGATCGGCGGCGTGCCGCCGGGCACCTACACGCTCAGCGTGAACCGGCGGGGCACCAGCCCGACCTCCACCATCGTCACCCTCGGCGCCGGCGAAGTCCGGGTCTACAACCCGGTGCTGGCCGCGCCGGCCCAGATCAGCGGAGTGGTGGCCACCGCCAACGGCCAGCCGCGGCCCGGCTGGCAGGTGCAGCTCTACCTCGCCAGCCAGTACCCGACGGTCATCACCCGGACTGTCACCACCGACAGCGCCGGACGCTACGTGCTACCTGACGTCGACGCCCCGCAGAGCTATGTGATCGAGACCCGGCCGACCGCCTCGGCCGCGGCGCAGGGCTCGGTCACCCGTGAGATCGACGCCAGCGAGCAGTTGAGAGTCGACATCACCGTCCCGAACCCGGGCGGCTGA
- a CDS encoding carboxypeptidase-like regulatory domain-containing protein → MLVTADTRLIDISPGGNAEVVLDIRNTSTIIDGVTTRVIGLPAAGVTSKPMLLPLFPDASGQVTLSVGVPTSYPAGRHAVTIEVASVGAGLPSAYLDLDMLVAPRPELSMSCRPQVVRARRQARFVLELANAGNVALDVSLTAVDADRAVSTSFTPPRLRIEAGAVAVCVLRVRGPRMITGAELDRTLTVQAVGVAAGAAPDADLDGPTARYTGRDEDDLWLEELRAEADPARAAADAAAVADPTAVLAPVTQSAAVRLRQRPMLSRGLLTALVLLTIVGLWASVFLLGLSQAFKGEPMTKQAPASFFAAADAPSGGIANAASVTDGSAPAGALPKTGPLPPGVGAVITGTVTAKSNHLPAGRILVEALRTTDKGLQVASSAASQADGTYSLAGLFPTRYLLRFSATGYKTLWYPAAPTQAGAKPVTADTEAATGGVNAVITGLPASIQGSIDAGDTLSPVTATVRATSLIGKVTRPVASTITLTGGRYQLSNLPAPGIYELSFTAPDYQATTVVTAVAGGQKRFQSTVRLSVGNGQIGGVVTDGRQPLGGVAITTTVNGKDVTIGTPTTGTVGSFVIPALPTPGTYVITFSASGYGAHTSVVQLGPGQSRSGLNVSLAAGVGSVSGTLVDSAGNGLGGASVTVGGAPTTMSSTTLTTGAVGYFSFNALPAPGSYTLTFSLPGYAGTTMPIELSAEGAPPRIQAVLATALGRITGVVTGPAGSPLPGASVVATDGKQSWKSQATGAGGGLPDGGYLLTDLAPGAYTVTASMPGFSQQTALLRVTAGDTVRQSLRLGAGS, encoded by the coding sequence ATGCTCGTCACCGCAGACACCCGGCTCATCGACATCTCCCCCGGCGGCAACGCCGAGGTGGTGCTCGACATCCGCAACACCAGCACGATCATCGACGGCGTCACCACCCGGGTCATCGGCTTGCCCGCGGCCGGCGTGACCAGCAAGCCGATGCTGCTGCCGCTGTTCCCCGACGCCAGCGGGCAGGTCACCCTCTCGGTCGGCGTGCCCACCAGCTATCCGGCCGGACGGCACGCCGTCACCATCGAGGTCGCCTCGGTCGGGGCCGGCCTGCCCTCGGCCTACCTCGACCTGGACATGCTGGTGGCGCCGCGGCCGGAGCTGTCCATGAGCTGCCGGCCACAGGTCGTTCGGGCCCGCCGGCAGGCCCGGTTCGTGCTCGAGCTGGCCAACGCCGGCAACGTGGCGCTGGACGTCTCACTCACCGCGGTGGACGCCGACCGCGCGGTGAGCACCTCTTTCACCCCGCCGCGGCTGCGGATCGAGGCCGGCGCCGTCGCGGTCTGCGTGCTCAGGGTGCGCGGGCCGCGGATGATCACCGGCGCCGAACTGGACCGCACCCTCACCGTGCAGGCAGTCGGGGTGGCCGCCGGCGCGGCGCCCGACGCTGACCTCGACGGGCCGACGGCGCGTTACACCGGCCGCGACGAGGACGACCTGTGGCTGGAGGAGCTGCGCGCCGAGGCCGACCCGGCCCGGGCAGCCGCCGACGCGGCGGCGGTCGCCGATCCGACGGCCGTGCTGGCGCCGGTCACGCAGAGCGCCGCGGTCCGGTTGCGGCAGCGTCCGATGCTCAGCCGGGGCCTGCTGACAGCGCTCGTGCTGCTGACGATCGTCGGGCTGTGGGCCTCGGTGTTCCTGCTCGGCCTGAGCCAGGCGTTCAAGGGCGAGCCGATGACCAAGCAGGCCCCGGCCTCGTTCTTCGCCGCCGCCGACGCGCCGAGCGGCGGCATCGCCAACGCCGCGTCGGTCACCGACGGCTCAGCCCCGGCCGGCGCGCTGCCCAAGACCGGGCCGCTGCCACCCGGGGTGGGCGCGGTGATCACCGGCACCGTGACGGCGAAAAGCAACCACCTGCCGGCCGGCCGCATCCTGGTGGAGGCGCTGCGCACCACCGACAAGGGCCTGCAGGTCGCGAGTTCGGCGGCCAGCCAGGCCGACGGCACGTACTCCCTCGCCGGGCTGTTCCCGACCCGCTACCTGCTGCGCTTCAGCGCCACCGGGTACAAGACGCTGTGGTACCCGGCCGCTCCCACCCAGGCCGGCGCGAAGCCGGTCACCGCCGACACCGAAGCCGCGACCGGCGGTGTCAACGCCGTGATCACCGGACTGCCCGCCTCGATCCAGGGCAGCATCGACGCAGGTGACACCCTGTCGCCGGTGACCGCGACCGTGCGGGCCACCTCGCTGATCGGCAAGGTCACCAGGCCGGTCGCCAGCACCATCACCTTGACCGGCGGCAGGTACCAGCTGAGCAACCTGCCCGCTCCCGGAATCTACGAGTTGAGCTTCACCGCGCCCGACTACCAGGCGACCACCGTGGTGACCGCCGTCGCCGGCGGCCAGAAACGGTTCCAGTCGACCGTCCGGCTCAGCGTCGGCAACGGCCAGATCGGCGGGGTGGTGACCGACGGCCGGCAGCCGCTGGGCGGAGTCGCCATCACCACCACGGTGAACGGCAAGGACGTCACCATCGGCACCCCCACCACCGGCACCGTCGGCAGCTTCGTGATCCCGGCGCTGCCCACCCCGGGCACCTACGTGATCACCTTCAGCGCCTCCGGCTACGGCGCCCACACCTCGGTGGTGCAACTCGGCCCCGGTCAGAGCCGGTCGGGCTTGAACGTCTCACTCGCCGCCGGCGTCGGCAGCGTCAGCGGCACCCTCGTCGACTCGGCCGGCAACGGCCTGGGCGGAGCGAGCGTGACGGTGGGCGGGGCGCCGACGACGATGTCCTCCACCACGCTGACCACCGGAGCGGTCGGCTACTTCAGCTTCAACGCCCTGCCCGCGCCCGGCTCGTACACCCTGACCTTCAGCCTGCCCGGCTACGCCGGGACCACGATGCCGATCGAGCTCAGCGCCGAAGGCGCCCCGCCACGGATCCAGGCGGTGCTGGCCACGGCGCTGGGCCGGATCACCGGCGTGGTCACCGGCCCGGCCGGCAGCCCGCTGCCCGGGGCGAGCGTGGTCGCCACCGACGGCAAGCAGAGCTGGAAGTCCCAGGCCACCGGCGCCGGCGGCGGCCTTCCCGACGGCGGCTACCTGCTGACCGACCTGGCGCCGGGCGCCTACACCGTGACCGCCAGCATGCCCGGCTTCAGCCAGCAGACCGCGCTGCTGAGGGTCACCGCCGGCGACACCGTCCGGCAGAGCCTGCGGCTCGGGGCGGGCAGCTGA